In the Tessaracoccus lacteus genome, TCCCTGCTCTTCATCGTCCTGTTCAGCCCGCTGCTGCTCGTGACCGCCTGTGGCAGGTGTCCGGTCGCTCCGACCTGACGTGGGAACAGACCGTCCAGCTCGACCTGCGCTACATCGACAACTGGTCCCCGTGGGCCGACCTGGCGATCCTGTTCAAGACCGTCCGGGCGGTGCTCTCATCCGACGGGGCCTACTGACCTACTGGGAGCCCGCGAACGCGTCCATGGTGTCGTTACGCAGGGCCTCCGCGAGGTCTGCCAGGCCATCGGTGTCGACCGCCACGTAGGACTGCCCGTCCGAGGAGGTGCCGAAGCCCGCGGTCGGCGCCTGTAGCGACACGACGTCGGAGCCGCCCGTGATGCGCATGGACAGGCCGAGGTCGACCATCTCCTGGTTGGTGAAGGTGTCGTCGACGGTGAACTGCGACCCCAGCTCGACGATGGCCTCGTTGAACCGCACCGGGTCCGTCAATACGTCCGCGCTCACGAGCTTCTCGATGACCGCCTTGATGACGTCGCGCTGACGCTCGGCCCTGTCAAGATCGCCGTTCGGGAGCCCGTACCGGTTCCGGACGAACTTCAGGGCCGTCTGCCCGTCGAGCTCGACCTCGCCGACGGGGAAGTGCGTGCCGTCGATCGTCGAGTCGTGCCTGTTGTAGACCGTGACGCCACCGAGGGTGTCGATGACCTCGACGAAGCCCTCG is a window encoding:
- a CDS encoding sugar transferase; its protein translation is MSGRSDLTWEQTVQLDLRYIDNWSPWADLAILFKTVRAVLSSDGAY